In Ovis aries strain OAR_USU_Benz2616 breed Rambouillet chromosome 13, ARS-UI_Ramb_v3.0, whole genome shotgun sequence, the genomic window TGTGTCTGAGGATGAACGAGGAACTGATGTGCAAGAAGTCTGCAGTAAATGTAAGGGAAATGGAAAGTCCTGAACTGAGGTTCTCaagtcattcatttgttcatgcaACAGATATTCACTCAACAGTTATGAGCTGATAAATGGCTCTGGTATTTTGACTGTACGCAAAATCAAGAGGTTTGCCCCCGTGGCCCTCACAGTGTCACGCAGAAGGCAGATGTTAAAGGCAGGTAAACCAGGTCGGACTACCTGCCATGAAGGAAAACACCACATTCGGAGAAAGAATCATGTCTTAAAAATATTAGTAGATTGAGGAATGAAGGAAATTCTCTCCAAGGAAGAGGAATTTCAGCTGGAGCCTGAAGAAGCAGGTTTTAGTGAGGAAGTAATTGTGGGCAGAGAGCATTCTAGTTGGaggaaacagcatgtgcaaaggccctgagtcaTAAAAGAGGATGGGATGCTCAGGGACCTGATCATTACcaaaggccagtgtggctgaaaCTTAGTGAGCAGGCAAAGGGCGACACCAGGTGAGATTTTTAAGCATGTGGGGCAGGTGGTGGCATGTTTGTGTTCTAACGATCACCCTGGCCGCTATGAATGCAGCACCCTGAAAGCATCCCTGTGTGGGGCTGGCCTACCACATGCTGCAACATATGTGTCATCTGCAGTCATAAATActccttcattcaacaaatgcgTTCTGAGCTTATCCTGTTAGATGCTGGGCAACAAGCAATAAACACAGTCCTTTCCCTGATGGCCTTCAGGCAAGTGTGGAAGCCAAGTATAGATACACAATCACAGAAATGTCATAAAATGACACATTGTGATAATATTGCAACGGGAAAGTCCACAGTGCTGTGCGGGAGCAGGGCTCGTCCTGTGGACCTGGGGAAAGACGGCTCTGTGAGGTCCACTTGAGGCTGCAGTGCAAAGGATGCCTTGGAGGTGGCAAGGTGAAGAATGGTACTGGGATGTCCCAAGCAGAGGGgccagcaagtgcaaaggctctGGGACAGGCAGGACTGTTGAAGGTAGGAACAGAAGAAGATGGGACAGGTAGAAGGTGGGGCTGAGACAGGGAGACAGGTAGGACCACGAGGAAGGTGGAAGCAGAGGAGAAGGTAGAAACAGAAGAAGGAGGACAGATAGGCTGTGGGACCAGGCAGAAGGGGGGTCACCTTAAGCACAGGGAGGAGTGGCCTGAGGAACCTGGAGAAGTAAGTTCCATGTAGTCCCTGCCTAGAAAGTCATGTGGAGGTTTTAGACTCTGATCTTTCTGGTTGGGAAGCAGTTAAGGGTTCTAACCAGGAGTGGCTGTACCCAAATGATGTGGTGAAAAAAGAGATTACTCCATTGGCagtgagaagggaatggctgggccaaaaataaagagagaaaaatgggtAGGAGGCTGTAGCCTATTGCCTCGGTCTTAAGGGGTGAAGATGAAGATGGAGAGGATACCATTTTGTGTAACATTTTGGATGGAACATTGAGAGATTTTGGTAGTAGACTAGCTGTGGGCAATAGGGGTGAGTTCAAGGCTCTGCATGAGAAGCTGGAGAGATGGCGGTCCCTAAAATGGGACAGGAAGTGGCAGGAGGAACAGGTTTGCTGTGAAACTAACATGCTCCCCAGGAGCTCAGTTCAGACGCTGAGGCAGGGACACAGGGTGAGCATGCCAGGCTCTCACGGATCCTCTGTAAGGCAGGTGGGTGGTCCACTATAGaattatgtatttaataaaaacatttaaattatccATTACTGTAGAGCTGGGAAAGAAATGTCACTGCACCTAAAGATAAAATTCACAGGCCCTGTGAGCCATTTCCTGGCTCATCTCTCAGATCACACATCTACTATGTCTATATTTGCCAAAAAGTAACAGATTTTCTAGGGTTAGATAGAATGAATCCAAaaaacattgctttaaaaaaaaaagtcacagtggtccaggggttaggactctgcacttccactgcaggggcagagGTGAGAAACTAAGCTGCCATTAAGCCTTGCAGCGGAGCCcaaaaaaagccaaataatatGAATTGTTTCTATAGTAGTAATTCCCACCTTTGATTCTATGTGGATATGAAAATTTCCATAACCATGCAGGTGAGAATATGGCTATGTATATTCATATTAAACCATGGCAATAATCCCCTCTCCCACCTTGTGAGTTAATTTACACGTATTTAAATGACAGGTTTAATATCAAAGGTGATGCTGTAGAGTGGAAGACTGAAATATAGGGTCTGTCACTTTATGAACTgcgtgaccctgggcaagttatcTAACTTCCATTTCCTACTCAGCGCCAAGACTCTTAACCACCACGTTAGGGCTAGCCATGAGAATTACATAATAGAACACGAGAGCTACCGAATAAAAGCTGTTTTCCCTTTGTTACAACACAAAAAACCCACACTGCAAAACCGAACAGAACGCAACGCTGGGTCCCAAAATCAATGACCACCTTCTCCGGGCCTGCCTTCTAGACCTCAAGGTACGCACACTGTCAACCAAAATGAGAACGACTGAATCCAACGGACGATCGGGCGTGCGCCCATCCCGAGTTGGGCTGCGTGAGAGCTGTCCTGCCGCTCAGCCTGAGCTTGGACCGAGGCCTGGACAGTGAGGTGGGGCTGAAGCCGGACTGAGGCCCGCAACCGCCCCACTGCGAGGCTCCCTGCGGCACTGCGGCTGCACCTCGGAGGCAAGTGTCCCCTGGCCGCCACCGTAGCCCGGAGGCCGGCAGTGCGCTCCTATTGGTCGCCATTTTGGCGCCAAGACGGGCGGAGGCGGGGTCGGCACTGCGCGCGCCTGGGAACAATAGGAGCAAAAGCCGTAGGGAACAGTGAGGTGGCTCTTTGGTTGAGAGCCGGTGGTCCAAAGGGCCCGGTGCCGGAACCATGTTCTGCGAGAAGGCCATGGAGCTGGTCCGGGAGCTGCACCGCGCGGACGAGGGAAGGCTGCCTGCTTTCAACGTGAGGGCGGGGTCCTCCCCAGGGCGCTTCTCTGGGGCTGCACAACCCGGAGCGGGATGGCGGGTGTTCCTGTGGTTCCCCTCCACGGTTGGGGGAAGGTCGTGGGCAGGTCGGTTTCGGTGGCTTCCCGCGAGCGCAGTGGTTGCCGCCACTCTGCTCGCGCCCACCGCGCCGCCCTGatctcccgccgccgccgccggcgtCCTCGTAGCTGTGGGGCGCGCGGGCTGGGCGGTGGGCGTCTCGCCCcggtgaggcacagagaggtcggGAAACGGGGTGCTAGAGCTCAGGTGTGAGTTACACCGAGGAGGTGTGGACTGGCGTGGCCCGGGCGTTAGGGCCGCGCCCTGAGGGCTGCGGTAGGTGTGGCCCCACCGGGGAGCCGGCCGTGCAaacaccctcccctccccgccggGGAAGGGCGGGCAGCAAGGGGGCTCCGGGACCGGGAGGTTTGCTCGTCACTACAAGGCATTTCAGAGGAGCGACGGGATTACTCTGTGTTTTGATAGCTGTCGCAGCTCTTTGGGGAATGGATCGGATAGAAGAAAGACTGGTTCTGAGTGGGTTATAAATAGACCACAGAAGAGATGGATGTGGTCCACAGCCCGGTCGGGGGGCCCTGAACACCGTGTCCTAAGACGACAGGACTGGCAGGTACGAGGACAGGGGTGGAGGTGAGAGGAGTAGCCGGGGAGTGGAGAGACCGGTGTCTCTGGAGGCTTCACTCAGGTAGCAGAGTAAACATCTGGCGGTCAGCAGGAAGAGCGCCCGGGTAAAGTGAGTTTTGAACAATCAAGAGCAGTTAGTCTGACCTTGGGTTAtttaacagatggggaaagtgagCTGCTGAAATTAAGGATCAAGTTAAAGGGCTTATCTGAACTTGGAGGGTGTTGGAAGCGGAGCCTCAACTTGAACAGTTTTCTTGAACAGATTCCAGCCTGTTATTCTTGCAACTTTAGGCACTTAAAACCTTATCTAAAAAGTTAGGAGACCACAGCGGGAGGTTCACTGGAGACACAGAACGCAGAggggttgttgttgctgttgttcagtccgtATCATGCCCagtatttgtgaccccatggactgcagcaggccaagcttccctgtccttcactgtctccctgactttgctcaaattcatgtccattgggtcagttatgtcatctaaccatttcaccttctgtagcccccttctctttcgtcctaccctcaatctttcccagcatcagggtcttttccaatgtatcAGCTCTTTacataaggtgaccaaagtattggagcttcagcatcagcattattccttccaaggaatattcagggttgatttcctttaggattgactggtttgatttccttgctatccaagggactctcaagagtcttctctaataccaaaattcaaaagcatcagttctgtgttcggcctcctttatggtccaactctcatatccgtacatgactactggaaaaactgtagctttgactatagggccctttgtctgcaaagtggtacctctgctttttaaaacgctctctaggcttgtcatagcttttcttccaaggagcaagggtcttttaattttatggctgcagtcaccatctgcagtgatttaggagcccaagaaaataaattctgcccctgattccattttttccccatctatttgccatgaagtgacgagaccggataccatgatcttaggtttttgaatgctgagttttaagccagatgtTTGAAAGGGGTGGAGGCTTTCCAGTATGGCCCCACTAGAGTGGGAAGACATAGGAAGGAACCAACCCAAAGGCACAGCAACTTCCCACAGGTGCTGGCTTTTCAGACTGATAGTCCAGCTGTCTTTTTCGCTCAGATTTTAAGTGTTGGTTTCTTAGAAGTGTAAAATCCTGGCTTTTCTGGGTCTTAGAGGTCGTAGGTGCACCTTTTCTTGCAGTTGTGCCTGCCTTTGAGGGCTGGCCACTGGGACAGCTTAGCTGGGTTAAACTAAGAATTGATCTTGATCTGATTGACCCCTAACACCCTTGACCCACACATGCTTTCAAGAATCATTCCTCCCCAGCAGATGGTAGCTGGTTTAGAGCAGGGACTCTGCCTTGTTTATTCCAGAATCCCTCATGGTTAGGTGCTGTGTTTGGCAAACTGGAATGATGCTGTTTGGATGTACAGAACTGATAATTGTATCTTGAGTTCCCAGGGGCTTACAGCTGGAGATGGGAGCACAAAATGATGCAATTCCcagtgtaaattttaaaaatctaagtcttaaaaaaagaaataaaaatgtaaatctgaCGACTTGGTTGTATCTTTACAAGTTTATTTCATGCTTGTCTTTTGTATACTTGCCGATCTCCTAATTGTGCAAGAGTTTCAACTGttccttaaaataatatttgtgatAAAAGGCATATTTAACTGAATTCTAGTAAATCAGACTTTTCCATGATATCTTTTTAACCAGTTgatgaaaaagaaagtagaagtcATGCTTTCATTTTGCATTAGAAATGATTTCTTATATTCAGGCAGGGTTAAGTAGTGTAATTTTGTAATTATACCAGTAGTGCTAAAACATTTTTGCTAATGCATATATTTTGGCTCTAAGAGTAGATGGGTTGCTTATCGTTGTTTTGTTTggaggttttgtgtgtgtttttggtTGTCATTGTTATAGCATTATTgggtttcttctgtgtgtgtgtaaaaatttttattgaaatatagtttatttacagtgtttcaggtgtagGGGTTGCTTTTTGACAGACATTGTATAACATTCATGAATTTTATAATTCTAATGTTTTTATCCTCCCAAGGGAAGTTTTTTAGAAATTTGCCCAAGTAGATAGCAGGAAAACTTCTTTGACATTTCTGTTTTCTATCCTAGCAATGTGTAGGGTTTTTTGGTAATAaccttttaagattcttttccaataaatAATAAGTTATTTACATGCTTTTGTCATGTGTTATTACTTCTGTAGACTATTGGTTTTTTGTCATtagttttactgaggtataatttatatacaatacaGTACACATTTTAATAGACctttgagttttgacaaatgtatacaatCCTTGTAACCAGCAACCCATCCAAGATTTCTGCTATCCCAAggattgctttttctcttttgtgacaCTGGCTACCTCCCATCTGCAGCCCTAGGCAGCCAAGGATTTTCTTTCCCCTACAGATtatatgtgtcttttttattgtatttctggAGTCAGCATTCCAGGAATTGCAAACTTTTCTGTACGGGGCCAGTTAGAAGCATACAGTATGTACTCCTTTCTGTCTGCCTTCTCAGCCCAGTCTGTTGATTGTGTATTTTGTTggcaattcattcttttttttttttaattgtggtaaacgATACATAACTTAAACTGCCATTTCTAACCATTTTTCTGTGTAcatttcagtggcattaattatATTCCCATTGTTTCCAAAGCTATCACCCCTGTTTCCAAAGCTTTTTCATAACCCCAGATAAAGTCTATAGCCTTTAAGCAGGAACTCCCCACTCCTCTCCCCCCTCAGCCTGGTAACCCCTAATCTActttgtttctatgagtttgcctATTCTCGACATTTcagataagtggaatcatacagtatttgtccttttctgtctggcttatttcactaagcaatGCTTTCAAAGTTAATGTTGTTGTATGTATCAGCACTTCTTTtttgactgagtaatattccattgaatggaCATACCGTTTTGGCTTATCTGTTCATCAgttggacatttggattgtttctgttttttgcctgttatgaataatgctgctctgcATATTTGTGCATAAGTTTTTGTATGAACTTAGGTTTGCAGTTTTCTTGAGTGTATACCTAGAAGAATTGCTGGATAATGTAATTCTAAATTTAACTTTTTGTGGACCCGCACAGCTATTTTCTATagggctgtaccattttgcattccaacCTGCATTGTAGAAGGGTTTCAGTTTCTCCCCATTctctccaacacttgttattatagCCATCTTACTAGGTGTGGAAGGACTATTGGTTTGTCATAAGGTACATAAGCATAGCGTATTGCTACAAACTTGGTGGGGGAATTAATGAGTGTAATTTTATATGTTCCAGGAAGATGGACTGAGGCAAGTTCTGGAGGAGATGAAAGCTTTATACGAGCAAAACCAATCTGATGTGTAAGTTGGTAAgcttgatattttaaaacaatctaaGAAATACAATGTTGAAGTCAGATCatcttaatattcatttttagatatgatttggtttttttaattctctgtgaCCCTGATCATAGCCTAGCTATACAGAAGTGGGATTTGTGTTAATGATTGTTATGTCTCTAGGGACCAAATAGAGCTTGGCACATGGTAGGTTTTCGATAAATAGTTACCCTTTGACTGGTGTGACTTGCAAGGATTTAGGGTGGATCCAAAAGAGATGAGACAGGAGCAAGTAACAGACCTAACGAGTGAAGTGTGTTGTTTCCATCAGGTGAGGCCTTACTGGTTTAAAGGGAGAATAGGCAGTTTGCAAatttagcaggagcagcagtgaCTTCCGAAAGCTTGAGTGAAGTTCGCTGGGAACTCGTGCTGCAGAACGCTACAGCTTGGTAGATAGAGGGTTCTGGAGTTGCAGACTATTTAGAGCCAACCATGGTAGTTGGCACGGTGGAGAATCTGGGCTGAACAACAGACTTCAGAGGATCCTGTGACTGGGTGAAGAATAAGATGCAAGAGTACTGACTGCTGGAGGAAAGATGAGTTATTGAGAGAAGTCTGTCTGCAACATGAGATTTCATCCTTGGCCTTGTTAGGTAGTGTTTTCATCAGTTAGTTAGACATAGAAATCAGTAGCATGTTAAGGTTTGTGGATTACACAGAAGAGTAGAAATACTGTGCAGTGACTGCAGTTAATGATAGATACTGATGAAGGAGGAACTGATATGCAAGAGGTCTGTGGTAAATGTAAGGGAAATGAAAAGTCCTGAACTCGGGTGTCCaagtcattcatttgttcatgcaACAGATAGGCACTAGACACTTATGAGCTGATAAAGGGCTCTGGTGTTTCCATTGTAAACAGCAGAAATCAAGAGGTTTGCCCCCGTGACCCTCAGTGTCATGCAGAAGACAGATGTTAAATGCAGGTAAACCAGGTGGGACTACCTGCTGTGAAGGAAAACTACAGCACTCAGAGAGAGTAATGCACTGAAAATATTAGTAGATTGAGAAATCCTGGAAATTGTCTCCAAGGAAGAGACACTTCAGCTGGAGCCTGAATAAGTAGGTTTTAGTGAGGAAGTAATTGTGGACACAGAGCATTTCTAGTTGGAGGAAAcagcacgtgcaaaggccctgagtcaTGAAAGAGGGTGGGATACTCAGGGACCTGATCATTACCAAAGGCCAATGTGGCTGAAACTTAGTGAGCAGGCAAAGGATGACACCAGGTGAGATTTAGTATGTGGAGGAGGTGGTGGCATGTTTGTGTTCTAACAATCACCCTAGCCACCGTGTGGACAGTGGATGGTGGGACTGAGAGGGAATATGGTGGTCATGCAGGTGATAGGAAGGGTGAGCCAGACTAGGGAAAAACAGAACAGTTTACAGCCCTATTTAGGAGGTAACTGGACAGGCCTTAGTCCAGTAAGGGAATGATTTTCCTATATTTATACCATTGGGAAATTCATGATCCCCAAAAATTCTGTGCCCTATCCCCCTAGTTTGGTTCTGGGCAGGACAGTCACTATTACCAGTTTCTGGTTAAAATTCTTTGTCAGAAGAAATCTATTCCTATTTAATTGCTCACATggaaatgtgaattttttaaagaagttcttGTGTATTTAATCAAGTACTTTGACGTTAGGTTGGGTGTGTTTTATTTGTGCTATTTCATTATAATCAAGAGCACACTGTAAACAACGTGGAGAATAGAGTGGCAGAAGTGTCTGGAGCAGATCTGAGAGACGTGGTACATGTATGTACATGGCCCAGATCTAGAAGACATGGGAAATACATACATTTTGTATTTATCTGTTGCCTTTTAAAACTCCAAAGTAGATACTTATTAATTCTGTAcatatggttttgttttgttttccttttttttttttctattgtggtTAAGATACACATCAGtgacagctcagtggtaaagaatctgcctgccagtacaggaaatgtgcattcagtccctgggtcgagaaggtcccctggaaaaggaaatggcaaccctccccagttttcttccctagaaaattccatggacagaggagcttggcaggctacagtccatggggtccgaaaAACCAGACACtagagtgactgagcacacgtacTATCGAGTGTGTTCAGAACATCCATAATGTCAtatctccatcaccaccaccacctccagaactcttcattttacaaaactgaaacactGTACCCAGTAAACAACTGTCCATGTGATTGGAAAGGGTGATCCTTGTCTGATATCTAAGGAGACATATATTTTATAGGGTAAAACCAAAATTTCCTCCCTCTCTGTAAAGGACCCTAAAGTGCAAACATCAAAAACTATTTCTTGGATGAGTGGAGGAGCACTTGACTTTAGAGTCCTTATCTCATTTTATGAGAATGAGGATTTGGAAGGATTTGATACCATAGGAAGAGGACTCCATAGGATGAGAACATGATGTGAGGCCATAATCTTATGCCGCATGATATTTGATCTCTTGTCCCAGCATGGAAAAGGGATTCTAAAAAGTGAGGCAAAAAGTTGTCttttggaaacaatggaaattaaTCCGTGTGCAAAACACAATGTGCCACATGGCTAAACAAAACAATGGGAGTATGATCCTAGGCAAAttaggtatttttaattttttttttttttttaagaatttaagtttgtccacacagcttgcaggatcttagttccctgaccagggattgaacctatgcccttggcagtgaaagggcagtgtcttaaccactggaccaccagggaattccctggatcttttctattttattctgttaGCAAAAGCTCCAATGTGGAGGCAGGTACTGTTTAGGTAGGTTAACTACTGACATAAATGGCTAAAAACAAGTATGGAGTTAGTCGTTAGCTGACTTTGAAAATTTAACCTGTACTCAGTAGACAttcttttccttaaatgttttaCCAGGAATgaagcaaagtcaagtggacgaGGTGATTTGATACCAACCATCAAGTTTCGACACTGTTCTTTGCTAAGAAATCAGCGCTGCATTGTAGCCTACCTGTGAGCATCTCTGTGTTTGCGGGGGTGGCAGGGAGCAGTGGAGGGTTCTCATCCAAGTGGGTATCAGAAATTCTTAGAGTGGTCTCTCTTTTTATGAGCATTCTGAATTTTCTCTTTccacttaaacattttttattatggaaaattataGTATTCTTAAAACTAGGGAATAATACTACAACCCCCCGTGGAGCCATCATATAGGTTACAGTTCTTAACATTTTGCCATAATTGCTTCATCTTCTTTTATGTGTCTATGCTAAACATTAGACATTTTACCACTGAATAGTTTCGTTTGCATCTTTAAGAAATAATGGCCTTTGGGGCCTTTTCTCACATGACCTCTATATAATTCTCACACCTAGAGCAGTGAACATACCTTCACAGCATCCATCCAGTCTATTCTTATTTTCCCTGTTGTCCCAAAGGTGTCCTCTTACAGTGGTTTGTTTGCCTCTGGAATCAAATCAAAGTCCACGTGTTACCTTCTGGTGGTTGAGTCTTAAGCCTCTCCTGATCAAGACAGCTTCTGATCCAATACCATATTAATGTTCTAGGTATGACCGGCTGCTTCGGATTAGAGCACTCAGGTGGGAATATGGCAGTGTCTTGCCAAGTGCTTTACGATTTCACATGTCTGCTGAAGAAGTAAGTTAGCGCTCTTGTTCAAATTTGTAAATACAGAAACTGGCTGAGCTTCTGGCAttgtttgtggtggtggtggtttagtcgctaagtcatgtcccactcttgtgatcccatggactgtagcctgccagcctctgtccatgaggattctctaggcaagaatcctggagtgagttgccagttccttctccagggaatcttcccaacccagggatcgaacccgggtctcctgcactgcaggcagattctttaccaactgagctatgagggaagccccctggcGTTGTTTTATAATAGTatttatggtatttgtctttttaacaTTTGCTTTTCAGTAGTTTTTGGTCTGTTTGAGAATGGTAGGAGTAATTCTAAATGCCATATGGAAAACTACTATTACTTAACAAAATAAAGGGTCCCGTTATATTAGCTGCTAGTGATCCATCAGTAGGATTCAAAACTGGCATTATTATTTGGAGGTTTTtcataaaatatgtgtgtgtacatactttgcttggggcttcccaggtggcgcttatggtaaagaacttgcctgtcagTGCTGGACACATAAGTGATATGAGTTCTagccttgggtcgggaagatcccctggaggagggcttagcaacccactccagtattcttgcctggataatccccctGGATGGAGgaccttggcaggctacaatccatagggtcacagagaaatggacacaactgaagagactcagcacacacacacgtactttGCTTATCTTTGTGAATGTGTGGATTCTTGATTTATCCAGTCACTGAGGCACAATATTTAAGGACACAGGATTGAAGGCAAGCAAACTCGTGCAGAAACCTTGGCTCTATTTCTGTGAGATCCTAGGCAAGTGACTCCATCCCTCCCTGTGCCTAGATTCCCTCATTTACAAAGTGAAGGTCATAGCATCTGCTGCAGTGACTTCGGACACTAACTGCCTAGTTAGACCAAACTTCAGATGTTAAGACTGCCCTCACTTCAGACGCCAGCCATGGTTTGGGGGTTCCCAGGGACACTCTcccttctgaccaactggctacaAATTCAGAGGTTCCCACTCTCCCCTCAGGCTTGAGGCTTTTAGCCTCTTGATATCAttgcagagaggagaggggagctAGAAGGAGGGCTGTGTCACCTGTGACTCATTGCATCATGGTTTGATCAATCAATGCAGCCTATGTCATGACACTTGAGTTGTGTAAGCTTCCCCGGTTGACACAACATCGTGTGCATTGTTCCACATCAGTGTGCCTGGGGGGTGGAGTGTCCTGATCGCTCAGGGAGAGGAAACCAAATCTTCACCTTTGGGACCCTCCCACACCTCACCCTGGGTGTCTCTTCCTTTGGCTGGTTCTGTTTGTATTCCTTTCACTACAGTACAACAGTGAATGTCAGGACAGTGCTTTCCTGGGTCCTGAGAGTCGTTCTGGCAAAGTATTAAACCTGAGGGAGGGGTGTACGTGTGTATCCATGCACGCACACACTTTACTAGTGAAGGTTatgaagatgtttttctgtacAGTCTTTGGAGTTATCTTGTTTTATCTTTCACAAAGATCTACAGTACTGGAATAGATTTTTGTGAATAATGTATGAGCCAAGTTGCATGTCTGTGGGGATCTTTCTTTTGTCTTAGTCTATTTTCCTTGTACCGATTTCATGCTGCTTAAATGATTGTAATTTTGTAATACTTCTTAAGCAagttttcccattttgttcttcttttttcaagTGTCTTGACTAtgtttggctttttgcattttcatgcaAATTTCAGAATCCTTTgtcaagtttgattttttttaaacaattggaGTTTTGATTGAGAATGACTTGGATCCATAGATCAGTTAACATTATTATAACACTGAATTGTCCAGTCCTTGAAAGTGGTATATCCTTCTGCACTTTTAGGTACCGATATGCAGAATGACCAATACCTACTGTTCTAGGTACCAGTGCCTGGTTCATAATAGGCAATCAATAATACTTGTAGTTTGAATGAATGGTCATAGTAAAGATGCATGTGGGCATGTGTGCTGTTTTTGAAAGGGTTAGTGTACAGTTtctgtaaatttattttcttaacagcTTTGTCAAATGGCCATCTTTATGTTTCcagatggactggttcaatcgtTATAAAAAGTCCCTTGCTACATACATGAGGTCATTGGGAGGAGACGAAGGTTTGGACATCACACAGGATATGAAACCTCCAAAAAGCCTATATATAGAAGTAAgtacaccttttta contains:
- the GINS1 gene encoding DNA replication complex GINS protein PSF1 isoform X1, which translates into the protein MFCEKAMELVRELHRADEGRLPAFNEDGLRQVLEEMKALYEQNQSDVNEAKSSGRGDLIPTIKFRHCSLLRNQRCIVAYLYDRLLRIRALRWEYGSVLPSALRFHMSAEEMDWFNRYKKSLATYMRSLGGDEGLDITQDMKPPKSLYIEVRCLKDYGEFEVEDGTSVLLKKNSQHFLPRWKCEQLIRQGILEHVLS
- the GINS1 gene encoding DNA replication complex GINS protein PSF1 isoform X2, which produces MWSTARSGGPEHRVLRRQDWQEDGLRQVLEEMKALYEQNQSDVNEAKSSGRGDLIPTIKFRHCSLLRNQRCIVAYLYDRLLRIRALRWEYGSVLPSALRFHMSAEEMDWFNRYKKSLATYMRSLGGDEGLDITQDMKPPKSLYIEVRCLKDYGEFEVEDGTSVLLKKNSQHFLPRWKCEQLIRQGILEHVLS